A region of Methanocorpusculum labreanum Z DNA encodes the following proteins:
- a CDS encoding 3'-5' exonuclease, whose translation MLIVDTETTGLNPKIDRITELAAIKFDKYGNKSVMDEYISLPNDICYPENVQEMTGITPEILELKGHPEEEIAWMFAMMLKSPGRVLLVTHNAQFDLRFIQEMLSRHRYVFPNGWGVIDTLTVFRDRKPQPHRLSDAISYYGLDGVKNSHRAIDDVVALCAVFDAMCQEQNDLDEYINLIGVYGKSELFAYKIPGLQYWGQEITGNPEGKLPDLIKKYNQDISKIERV comes from the coding sequence ATGCTTATAGTGGACACGGAAACTACCGGTTTAAATCCAAAAATAGATCGGATAACTGAATTAGCAGCAATCAAATTCGATAAATACGGTAATAAATCAGTGATGGATGAATACATCTCGCTTCCGAATGACATTTGTTATCCTGAAAATGTCCAAGAAATGACTGGGATCACACCAGAGATATTAGAACTGAAGGGACATCCCGAAGAAGAAATTGCATGGATGTTTGCTATGATGCTGAAAAGTCCCGGGCGTGTCCTTTTAGTGACACATAATGCTCAGTTTGATCTCCGTTTTATTCAGGAGATGCTATCTCGACACCGTTATGTATTTCCAAATGGGTGGGGTGTCATTGATACTTTAACTGTATTTAGGGATAGAAAACCACAACCACACAGACTCTCTGATGCAATTTCATATTATGGTCTTGATGGAGTGAAAAATAGTCATAGGGCAATTGATGATGTAGTTGCATTATGTGCCGTTTTTGATGCGATGTGTCAGGAACAAAATGATTTAGATGAATATATCAATCTTATCGGAGTCTATGGTAAATCAGAATTATTTGCATATAAAATTCCCGGATTACAATATTGGGGACAGGAGATAACTGGCAATCCAGAGGGTAAACTCCCGGATCTAATTAAGAAATATAATCAAGACATTTCCAAAATTGAGAGAGTATGA
- the uvrC gene encoding excinuclease ABC subunit UvrC, protein MPPFDLADIPHSPGCYLYKNSEGTIIYVGKAKDLRKRVSSYFQKKDHDPKTQKLVAAIRSVEYIITATDEEAYLLENTLIKHHLPKYNIDLKDAKSYAYIELTKEPYPRITIARNTRGNGQFFGPFVSAKERDYVLSVVKKTFRLRSCKNMPKNRPCLRYHIGNCTGPCGAHVSVDEYAKQCSYAAEVLKGSTKEITAKLEEEMAEYSKDMEFEAALLCRDMITAVENLSSRQYVARKTDHDEDVIAYRVVDGTVYLMVFHVYKGTLGGRDEFIFDASDGFFEEFVARYYTDENPAPKEIIVEEELDEALAAYLGTLAGHVVKITVPKQGAKKKLLELAGKNIETVHFGDEIKVMELQAALHLKTPPNVIECFDISHLSGTDTVASMVQFRAGRPDKRNYRRFKIKTVDGIDDFASMAEVVHRRYSRLIEEEKPLPDLIVIDGGKGQLSSAKRIIDELDADIPLISLAKAEEEVFVSGVPFPLPFGKKTKANMYLQEIRDEAHRFAVTYNRLLRKKRLVK, encoded by the coding sequence ATGCCCCCCTTCGATCTTGCCGACATTCCCCATTCGCCGGGCTGCTATTTATACAAAAACAGCGAAGGGACGATTATCTACGTCGGCAAAGCAAAAGATCTGCGAAAACGCGTCTCTTCCTATTTTCAGAAAAAGGATCACGATCCAAAGACCCAAAAACTGGTGGCAGCGATCCGTTCGGTCGAGTATATTATCACGGCGACCGATGAAGAGGCATATCTTCTGGAAAATACGCTCATAAAACATCACCTCCCGAAGTACAACATCGACCTCAAGGATGCAAAATCCTACGCGTACATCGAACTCACGAAAGAGCCGTATCCGCGTATCACCATTGCGAGAAACACACGCGGGAACGGGCAGTTTTTCGGGCCATTCGTCTCGGCAAAGGAGCGGGACTATGTGCTTTCGGTCGTGAAAAAAACCTTCAGACTCAGGTCCTGTAAAAATATGCCGAAGAACCGTCCGTGCCTTCGATATCATATAGGAAACTGCACAGGGCCCTGCGGGGCACACGTCTCCGTCGATGAATACGCAAAACAGTGTTCATACGCTGCAGAAGTGCTGAAAGGGAGCACAAAAGAGATCACTGCCAAACTCGAAGAGGAGATGGCTGAGTATTCAAAGGACATGGAGTTCGAGGCGGCCCTTCTCTGCCGGGACATGATCACCGCGGTCGAAAATCTCTCTTCGCGTCAGTATGTTGCCAGAAAAACCGATCATGACGAGGATGTCATCGCCTACCGTGTTGTTGACGGAACGGTGTATCTGATGGTTTTCCATGTCTACAAAGGAACGCTCGGCGGCAGGGACGAGTTCATTTTCGATGCCTCCGACGGATTTTTCGAAGAGTTCGTCGCCAGATATTACACCGATGAAAATCCGGCTCCAAAAGAAATAATCGTCGAGGAGGAGCTGGACGAAGCACTCGCCGCGTATCTTGGAACTCTTGCAGGACATGTTGTCAAAATCACCGTCCCGAAACAGGGAGCCAAGAAGAAACTGCTCGAACTTGCGGGAAAAAATATCGAGACGGTACACTTCGGTGATGAAATAAAGGTCATGGAGCTGCAGGCGGCCCTTCATCTCAAGACCCCGCCGAACGTGATCGAGTGTTTCGATATCTCGCACCTTTCAGGGACCGATACGGTCGCCTCCATGGTCCAGTTTAGAGCCGGCAGACCGGATAAGAGAAACTACCGGCGGTTCAAAATCAAAACGGTCGACGGGATCGACGACTTCGCTTCGATGGCCGAGGTCGTCCACCGCAGATACAGCCGCCTGATCGAAGAGGAAAAACCTCTGCCCGATCTTATCGTGATCGACGGAGGGAAAGGGCAGCTCTCGTCAGCCAAGCGGATCATTGATGAACTGGATGCCGACATCCCGCTCATCTCGCTTGCGAAAGCGGAAGAAGAAGTATTCGTATCGGGAGTACCTTTCCCGCTGCCGTTCGGCAAAAAAACGAAGGCAAACATGTACCTTCAGGAGATACGGGACGAGGCCCACAGATTTGCTGTTACGTATAACCGGCTGCTTCGGAAAAAGCGGCTGGTAAAATAA
- a CDS encoding DUF2070 family protein has product MKREVKTESLTKYLFDAPKWGLSLGLIILLGLIADGVGFLFTGKIWWFGFAFSIPGVAALILTKPFVSATARQEFTWNRSGLLALASEVFMLLWMITALFLGVGFAYVFGVGFILAIRLVVLAAVADYRFGRMYAPAAIQTFAGAIVGVWYFGPGFIIPVVVSIVVFSVGVIVFLLLFDLPMKRTSGVGAMHFVNAFLAHLTNGSNDMEEYFHHISEYVSVPETTFFFKRAGKPDVWFVIPNLHPGPMAEIGGSNFPKILHDVFADDAVVLVSHGCASHDLNLISNRETKSITKAIRESLDSVTYTGLASRPVRTSFGTVSILSQRFGDSLLMITTRSPEMTEDMDYSIGRIVMGESKGRYENIGFVDAHNCMTAVTNIIYPSTKTGNEFISGADEAMNKMLDAEMLPFCVGAAQVIPPFGRGEGFADMGIIAMVTEVGGVKTAYVLFDGNNVHLGVREILQNAVLGLGIDEVEILTTDSHVVNSVSGRNPIGDAVSPSEIIPYVAEAVLKAVEDLSTASGGAATNMCEEVEVFGPSRIVQLTSTVNAIVTNLLPLSTLLLTTAFLLIMVVCMIVL; this is encoded by the coding sequence ATGAAACGCGAAGTAAAAACCGAATCATTGACCAAATATCTCTTCGATGCACCGAAATGGGGATTGTCTCTTGGATTGATAATCCTACTCGGCCTAATCGCCGACGGAGTAGGGTTTCTCTTCACCGGCAAGATCTGGTGGTTTGGATTTGCCTTCTCGATCCCCGGCGTCGCTGCGCTGATCCTCACCAAACCATTCGTAAGCGCGACCGCCCGACAGGAGTTCACATGGAACCGGTCCGGCCTTTTGGCACTCGCGTCAGAAGTATTCATGCTTCTGTGGATGATCACCGCTCTGTTCCTTGGCGTAGGCTTTGCCTATGTCTTCGGCGTCGGATTCATCCTCGCGATCAGGCTCGTGGTTCTCGCCGCCGTAGCGGATTACCGGTTCGGGCGGATGTATGCGCCGGCCGCCATCCAGACATTCGCGGGAGCGATCGTTGGAGTCTGGTACTTCGGTCCGGGATTCATCATTCCGGTCGTCGTTTCGATCGTGGTATTCTCAGTAGGTGTCATCGTATTTTTACTACTGTTCGATCTGCCGATGAAACGGACGAGCGGGGTCGGTGCGATGCACTTCGTCAATGCATTCCTTGCCCATCTGACGAACGGATCAAACGACATGGAGGAGTATTTCCATCACATCAGCGAGTATGTCTCGGTCCCGGAAACGACGTTCTTCTTCAAGCGTGCCGGCAAACCGGATGTCTGGTTCGTCATCCCGAACCTGCACCCGGGTCCGATGGCTGAGATCGGCGGCAGTAATTTCCCGAAGATCCTGCACGATGTTTTTGCCGACGATGCGGTCGTACTCGTTTCCCACGGATGCGCAAGTCATGATCTGAACCTGATCTCCAACCGCGAAACAAAAAGCATAACAAAAGCGATCCGCGAAAGTCTGGATTCGGTCACGTATACGGGACTTGCAAGCCGCCCGGTGCGAACGAGTTTTGGCACGGTTTCAATCCTTTCGCAGAGATTCGGCGACTCTCTTCTGATGATCACGACACGATCTCCCGAGATGACGGAGGATATGGACTACTCGATCGGCCGGATCGTCATGGGAGAGAGTAAAGGAAGATACGAAAATATCGGATTCGTTGATGCCCACAACTGTATGACGGCGGTCACCAACATCATTTACCCCTCGACCAAAACCGGAAACGAGTTCATCTCCGGAGCGGACGAGGCGATGAACAAAATGCTGGATGCCGAGATGCTGCCGTTCTGTGTTGGAGCGGCACAGGTCATCCCGCCTTTCGGACGAGGCGAAGGATTCGCCGACATGGGAATCATTGCGATGGTGACCGAGGTCGGCGGCGTAAAAACGGCGTATGTCCTGTTTGACGGGAACAATGTTCACTTGGGCGTCAGAGAGATCCTGCAGAACGCGGTCCTGGGACTCGGGATTGACGAGGTCGAGATCCTGACCACCGATTCGCATGTGGTGAACTCGGTCTCCGGCAGAAACCCGATCGGTGATGCAGTTTCACCAAGCGAAATCATCCCGTATGTCGCAGAAGCGGTCTTAAAGGCGGTCGAAGATCTCTCCACGGCATCGGGAGGCGCCGCCACCAACATGTGCGAGGAGGTAGAAGTGTTCGGTCCCTCAAGGATCGTTCAGCTGACTTCGACGGTAAACGCCATCGTGACAAACCTGCTCCCCCTCTCGACACTTCTGCTGACCACGGCATTTCTGCTGATCATGGTCGTCTGCATGATCGTGCTGTAA
- a CDS encoding diphthine--ammonia ligase — translation MSWAALTSGGKDSILAVQKAIDAGMQVTHLVTVVPENTESYMFHSANLKAVPVMAARCGAEYVEIRSKGVKEQEVEDLEKGLADLGVEGIIVGAIESEYQRSRVAAVCDRLGLKLFAPLWKMDPLTLMHEVASRLDAVIVVCAADGLGDNVLGKKIDEKLIDVLLAVHKSRRIHLAGEGGEYESLVLNAPCFSEPIHCSEMKFSYEGLRGEVMIERFW, via the coding sequence ATGAGCTGGGCAGCACTGACTTCGGGAGGGAAGGACTCGATCCTTGCGGTACAAAAAGCGATCGACGCCGGCATGCAGGTCACACATCTGGTCACGGTCGTTCCGGAAAATACCGAGTCGTACATGTTCCACTCGGCAAATCTCAAGGCGGTCCCCGTAATGGCGGCCCGCTGCGGGGCCGAGTATGTGGAAATACGATCGAAAGGCGTCAAGGAACAGGAGGTCGAAGACCTTGAAAAGGGTCTTGCGGATCTCGGTGTCGAGGGAATCATCGTCGGGGCTATCGAATCCGAGTATCAGCGGTCGAGAGTCGCCGCGGTCTGTGACCGGCTTGGTCTGAAGCTTTTTGCTCCGCTCTGGAAAATGGACCCTCTCACTCTTATGCACGAAGTGGCGTCCCGTCTCGATGCTGTAATCGTCGTCTGCGCCGCTGACGGGCTCGGCGACAACGTGCTCGGGAAAAAGATCGATGAAAAACTGATCGATGTTCTGCTTGCCGTCCATAAATCCAGACGGATCCATCTCGCCGGAGAGGGCGGGGAGTATGAATCGCTCGTGCTGAATGCACCCTGCTTTTCAGAGCCGATACATTGTTCCGAGATGAAGTTCAGCTATGAAGGCCTTCGCGGCGAAGTCATGATCGAGAGGTTCTGGTAA
- a CDS encoding DUF424 domain-containing protein — MYLKIHNIPGQGSILAACDAELMGKTLTSPLCDVEIDPSFYGDTRATEEELLAALADVCSANLMGKRVCDIAIKAGLLEIESCLLIEGVPHAQIYGV, encoded by the coding sequence ATGTACCTCAAGATACACAATATCCCTGGTCAGGGAAGCATCCTCGCCGCATGCGATGCTGAACTCATGGGAAAAACATTGACCAGTCCTTTATGCGACGTTGAAATAGACCCCTCCTTCTACGGCGATACGAGAGCGACCGAAGAGGAACTTCTGGCAGCTCTCGCCGACGTATGCAGCGCAAATCTGATGGGCAAACGCGTCTGCGATATAGCGATCAAAGCAGGCCTTCTCGAAATAGAATCCTGTCTGCTGATCGAAGGCGTACCCCACGCCCAGATCTACGGAGTATAA
- a CDS encoding 2,5-diamino-6-(ribosylamino)-4(3H)-pyrimidinone 5'-phosphate reductase yields MRPYVIINAAMSADGKLATRERKQTKISGHDDFLRVDRLRADSDAIMVGIGTVLSDDPSLRLKSEEHAGMRKANGKDPHPMRVVIDSTAKMPADGDMFKKGLGRVVIFVSEKAQKEKCDALREKATVISAGRDSVDLEIVLDELSKLGVEKLMVEGGSTLLWSFMSSGLFDEIRIYIGALIIGGKDAPTFADGQGFTDPDDFTRLTLKDIERIDDGVLLTWVKKA; encoded by the coding sequence ATGCGTCCGTATGTGATAATCAACGCAGCCATGAGCGCTGACGGGAAACTCGCCACCCGGGAAAGGAAACAGACCAAAATATCCGGTCATGATGACTTTTTGCGGGTGGACCGTCTTCGTGCCGATTCGGACGCGATAATGGTGGGTATAGGAACCGTCCTCTCCGACGATCCCTCTCTTCGCCTCAAAAGCGAGGAGCATGCCGGCATGCGAAAAGCAAACGGCAAGGATCCGCATCCGATGCGGGTCGTTATCGACAGCACGGCAAAAATGCCCGCTGACGGCGATATGTTCAAAAAAGGACTTGGCCGCGTGGTGATTTTCGTCTCTGAAAAGGCGCAAAAGGAAAAGTGCGATGCTCTGAGAGAAAAAGCGACCGTGATCTCTGCCGGCCGCGACTCTGTCGATCTGGAAATCGTTTTGGACGAACTCTCAAAACTCGGCGTCGAAAAACTCATGGTCGAGGGGGGGTCGACCCTTCTCTGGTCCTTTATGAGCAGCGGTCTCTTTGATGAAATACGCATATACATCGGAGCGCTGATCATCGGCGGGAAAGATGCTCCGACCTTTGCCGACGGACAGGGCTTCACGGATCCTGACGATTTCACCCGTCTCACGCTCAAAGATATCGAGCGGATCGATGACGGCGTCCTGCTGACCTGGGTAAAAAAGGCGTGA
- a CDS encoding HepT-like ribonuclease domain-containing protein — MPEEIRTQYPDIPWRKMAGMRDRLIHAYANVNLKYVWDLAVHDSPPLYTQRCALRTALD; from the coding sequence ATCCCTGAAGAGATCCGCACACAATATCCCGATATCCCCTGGAGAAAAATGGCAGGTATGAGAGACCGTCTGATCCATGCCTATGCAAATGTCAATCTCAAATACGTCTGGGACCTCGCAGTACATGATAGCCCTCCTCTTTACACACAAAGATGTGCCCTTCGTACGGCACTTGACTAA
- a CDS encoding EF-Tu/IF-2/RF-3 family GTPase: MPNLTVAVLAPNGYARDLGKKGTSTDITFYNLKKGHDTVTFLEPTRYPDRLAPLFYVVSMAHEAIVVVSEITPMLAEWILMLDCAGVKNGTIVLKNYIQPNQIAPLTKGTVLESYKIMEEDFIGLSAELLERAANQPDIEPKEGAVGSVPIDHHFNVRGIGTVILGCVADGWIKKHDKMRVEPLGKTAQIRSVQKHDDDFAWAYAGDRVGCALKDIDAEELDRGFVLTTDPKVTNSTAVTGDVRLVKYWPSEIKEQMVVSVGHWMQFLSARITKVENGSDWHAPKLTLEMETPLVYKPGDTAVIHYLDGGKLRIVGTIKLP, encoded by the coding sequence ATGCCGAACTTAACCGTCGCCGTTCTGGCTCCTAACGGATATGCCCGCGATCTCGGGAAAAAAGGAACCAGTACTGATATCACCTTCTACAATCTGAAAAAAGGTCACGATACCGTAACATTCCTGGAGCCTACCAGATATCCGGACAGACTCGCTCCGCTGTTCTATGTAGTTTCAATGGCCCATGAGGCGATCGTCGTTGTCTCGGAGATCACGCCGATGCTTGCCGAGTGGATCCTGATGCTGGACTGCGCAGGTGTCAAAAACGGAACGATCGTTCTCAAAAATTATATCCAGCCCAATCAGATCGCTCCTTTGACCAAAGGAACGGTGCTTGAATCCTACAAGATCATGGAAGAGGATTTCATCGGACTTTCAGCCGAACTTCTTGAACGGGCGGCAAACCAGCCCGATATCGAGCCGAAGGAAGGAGCAGTCGGATCGGTCCCGATCGATCACCACTTCAATGTGCGGGGTATTGGAACCGTCATCCTTGGATGCGTTGCGGACGGATGGATCAAAAAACACGACAAGATGCGGGTCGAGCCGCTGGGCAAAACCGCTCAGATCAGATCGGTCCAGAAGCATGACGACGACTTCGCCTGGGCGTATGCCGGCGACCGTGTCGGCTGTGCCTTGAAAGATATCGATGCCGAGGAACTTGACAGAGGCTTCGTTCTTACTACCGACCCGAAAGTGACCAACTCCACGGCAGTCACCGGTGATGTACGTCTGGTAAAATACTGGCCGTCCGAGATCAAAGAGCAGATGGTCGTATCCGTTGGACACTGGATGCAGTTCTTATCTGCACGGATCACAAAAGTCGAGAACGGATCGGACTGGCATGCCCCGAAGCTGACGCTCGAGATGGAGACACCGCTTGTCTACAAACCGGGCGACACCGCAGTGATCCATTATCTGGACGGGGGTAAACTCCGGATCGTCGGGACGATCAAACTGCCCTGA
- a CDS encoding PfkB family carbohydrate kinase, whose protein sequence is MKLPSEMISVSGHLCVDYIITVDEYPPIGESRRVSERRIYFGGGAANIAAGIARLGGQAELICAVGCDFPGSEYEKYLEELGVKTTVFQSEKNSSTAFMVNNAAGDQVTYFEWGAGEAFARATPPKCEFVHMATGDAAFNINIAKQAEFASLDPGQDVKYYTADDLTTLLGEIDMLICNNYEIDIIKETLSCSEKDILDSVPFTIITHGKAGSSLYFDGKTEQIPAVFVEAKDPTGAGDAYRAGFFTAWKKGYDPVTCAKIGAVTSSFVVEMIGTQTNLPDWKRMAERYKTAFGKLEP, encoded by the coding sequence ATGAAATTGCCGAGTGAAATGATCTCGGTCTCCGGGCATCTCTGCGTAGATTACATCATAACGGTGGATGAGTATCCCCCTATCGGCGAATCAAGAAGGGTCTCGGAACGCAGGATATACTTCGGCGGCGGGGCGGCAAACATCGCAGCAGGCATCGCAAGACTCGGGGGTCAGGCCGAACTCATCTGTGCGGTCGGATGTGACTTCCCGGGCAGTGAATATGAAAAATATCTGGAAGAACTCGGCGTGAAAACGACGGTGTTTCAAAGTGAAAAAAACAGTTCGACCGCGTTCATGGTGAACAATGCCGCCGGAGACCAGGTGACCTACTTCGAATGGGGGGCCGGCGAAGCCTTTGCCCGGGCAACCCCGCCGAAATGCGAGTTTGTCCATATGGCCACCGGAGACGCCGCCTTCAATATCAATATCGCAAAACAGGCGGAGTTTGCCTCGCTCGATCCGGGCCAGGACGTAAAATACTATACTGCCGACGATCTCACAACCCTTCTTGGCGAGATCGACATGCTCATCTGCAACAATTATGAGATAGATATCATAAAAGAGACCCTTTCCTGCAGCGAAAAAGACATTCTCGATTCGGTGCCGTTTACCATCATCACTCATGGAAAAGCAGGCAGCAGTCTCTACTTCGATGGAAAAACCGAACAGATTCCGGCGGTTTTTGTCGAAGCAAAGGATCCGACCGGCGCAGGAGATGCATACCGGGCAGGGTTTTTCACCGCATGGAAAAAGGGATATGACCCGGTCACCTGCGCAAAGATCGGCGCAGTCACCTCGTCGTTTGTCGTGGAAATGATCGGGACGCAGACCAACCTTCCCGACTGGAAACGGATGGCAGAACGCTACAAAACCGCGTTTGGAAAACTGGAGCCGTAA
- a CDS encoding 60S ribosomal export protein NMD3, with product MSLTQGFCPKCGAPSENGELCGKCRVKDTVWVTIAPRAECIICPTCESIKTAGMWSDSAVDKEELGQNLVNSVIVFHKDVEDIQKEISIIDTSSNRSLATVHVSGNLYGIPLEETTKVKIVWAREQCDRCCRIAGSYYEGVIQVRASGRKPTQFELRRAAEIAYQVEDQLQTAGDRLSFVSDIDETKDGIDIVFSSQTIGAAISHDICGALGGSFTTHPKLVGQKAGINIYRVTYSLRLPRFSRGDIIKHGREYFQILRQAKDTLFVRDLATGQSRAFREDENDPLLGNIHEPETGVVIYKDAGLLGFLNLKTETTEEIAERSWLDTREGDTILFVRDGETLVLVGRDEDQEDFEAIAPECSE from the coding sequence ATGAGCCTCACACAAGGATTCTGTCCCAAATGCGGTGCTCCGTCGGAAAACGGCGAACTCTGCGGCAAATGCCGGGTCAAAGACACCGTCTGGGTAACCATCGCTCCCCGTGCAGAATGCATCATCTGCCCTACCTGCGAGTCCATAAAAACCGCTGGAATGTGGTCCGACAGTGCGGTCGACAAAGAGGAACTTGGTCAAAATCTCGTCAACAGCGTCATCGTGTTCCACAAAGACGTCGAAGACATCCAAAAAGAGATCAGCATCATCGACACGAGCAGCAACCGGTCCCTTGCAACCGTCCATGTTTCAGGAAACCTCTACGGCATCCCTCTCGAAGAGACCACAAAAGTCAAGATCGTCTGGGCCCGCGAACAGTGCGACCGGTGTTGCAGGATCGCCGGAAGCTACTACGAAGGCGTCATCCAGGTCAGAGCCTCGGGAAGAAAACCGACCCAGTTCGAACTGCGCCGTGCAGCCGAGATCGCCTATCAGGTCGAAGACCAGCTCCAGACTGCCGGCGACCGGCTCTCCTTCGTCTCGGATATCGACGAGACCAAAGACGGGATCGACATCGTCTTCAGCTCGCAGACGATCGGAGCGGCCATCTCCCACGACATCTGCGGAGCGCTCGGCGGTTCCTTTACCACCCACCCGAAACTCGTCGGCCAAAAAGCCGGCATCAACATCTACCGGGTGACCTACTCGCTTCGTCTGCCGAGATTCTCCCGCGGGGACATCATCAAACACGGCAGAGAATACTTCCAGATCCTTCGCCAGGCAAAAGACACCCTCTTCGTCCGTGATCTCGCGACCGGTCAGTCCCGTGCCTTCAGAGAGGATGAAAACGATCCGCTTCTTGGAAACATCCACGAACCCGAGACGGGCGTCGTCATCTACAAGGACGCAGGGCTTTTAGGTTTTCTCAACCTCAAAACCGAAACGACCGAAGAGATCGCCGAACGTTCCTGGCTCGATACAAGGGAAGGCGACACGATCCTGTTTGTCCGTGACGGAGAAACGCTTGTGTTAGTTGGAAGAGATGAAGATCAGGAAGATTTCGAAGCGATCGCTCCCGAATGCAGCGAGTGA
- a CDS encoding 5-formyltetrahydrofolate cyclo-ligase, whose amino-acid sequence MNCLLEEGKTFVVPRVGFDRKGHRLGYGAGYYDRFFASHPAIPRIGMAYACQEVDLIPMEAYDARMDYVVTEDEVINCR is encoded by the coding sequence GTGAACTGCCTTCTGGAAGAAGGGAAAACCTTCGTCGTCCCGAGGGTGGGGTTCGACCGAAAGGGTCACAGGCTGGGATATGGTGCGGGATACTATGACCGCTTTTTTGCGAGCCATCCGGCTATCCCAAGGATTGGGATGGCGTATGCCTGTCAGGAGGTCGACTTGATCCCGATGGAAGCATACGACGCCCGGATGGATTATGTCGTGACCGAGGATGAGGTCATAAACTGCAGGTAA
- a CDS encoding DUF555 domain-containing protein, whose translation MSDYRVTLEAGWTVKDVESVQDAIGIAVSEAGKRLHPSAKFVDVDVMNMPCPYCGKEINTALVIARTGLVGLLLSMKVFKAENPEHAVHIAKSVIGRALRDVSLSTYSVELIEGDEIAE comes from the coding sequence ATGTCGGATTATCGAGTGACGCTGGAGGCAGGATGGACGGTAAAAGATGTTGAGTCCGTTCAGGATGCCATTGGAATAGCCGTGAGTGAAGCAGGAAAACGTCTTCACCCGTCAGCAAAATTTGTTGACGTGGATGTGATGAACATGCCCTGTCCATACTGTGGAAAAGAGATCAATACCGCTCTGGTGATCGCGAGAACGGGCCTCGTTGGTCTTCTTCTTTCCATGAAGGTCTTCAAAGCCGAAAACCCGGAGCACGCAGTACACATTGCCAAATCGGTGATAGGCAGAGCACTGCGTGACGTGTCTCTTTCGACCTATTCCGTAGAACTTATCGAAGGTGATGAAATTGCCGAGTGA
- a CDS encoding nucleotidyltransferase family protein → MSEYVSIKNRVLTQLSASLSTLQTAYGIEFLALFGSVARGEDTPYSDIDLLYTFKPEFDTFDNYLALAEYLESILERKVDLVSFEYLKPRIRSNIQKDVIFCGTGKAAV, encoded by the coding sequence ATGTCAGAATATGTAAGCATCAAAAACCGCGTTCTTACACAACTGTCCGCATCTCTTTCAACTCTCCAGACAGCGTATGGCATTGAGTTCCTCGCTCTCTTCGGTTCAGTCGCACGCGGGGAAGATACACCTTACAGTGACATTGACCTCCTGTATACATTCAAACCGGAATTCGACACATTCGACAATTATCTTGCTCTCGCTGAGTATCTTGAATCGATCCTGGAACGCAAAGTCGACCTTGTCTCCTTTGAATATCTCAAACCGCGTATTCGCTCCAACATACAAAAAGACGTCATCTTCTGCGGTACAGGAAAAGCTGCCGTATGA